One genomic window of Solanum stenotomum isolate F172 chromosome 9, ASM1918654v1, whole genome shotgun sequence includes the following:
- the LOC125875791 gene encoding NDR1/HIN1-like protein 6, producing MTSSESLSFFSPEYSTPKMFPLTPSPTPAPTHKRGGPSPMSQIIMAKQALNQPLTPEMSHEIKNKPIVQYVVPRQRRRTNPAVWCAAILCMMFCLLLILFGIGTLVIFLSIKPRNPVFDTSNASLSVIYLDSPKYMNGDFTFIANFTNPNKKLDVRFEHLVIELFFSDSLIATQVVQPFSQRQRETRLIQVHMISSLVYLPPISAFKLQKQVLSNRVVYTIRGTFKVRVNIGLIHYSYWLHGRCQLEMTSPPTGALITHSCRTKR from the coding sequence ATGACTTCCTCAGAGAGCTTAAGTTTCTTTTCTCCTGAATATAGTACACCTAAAATGTTTCCTCTAACACCATCACCAACACCAGCACCAACTCATAAACGTGGCGGTCCATCGCCTATGAGCCAAATCATCATGGCAAAACAAGCCCTCAATCAACCTTTGACACCAGAAATGTCACATGAAATCAAGAATAAACCAATAGTACAATATGTTGTGCCACGACAACGTAGACGTACAAATCCTGCAGTGTGGTGTGCTGCAATACTATGCATGATGTTCTGCCTACTACTAATATTATTTGGTATTGGAACTTTAGTCATTTTTCTATCTATCAAACCAAGAAATCCAGTGTTTGATACATCAAATGCAAGCCTAAGTGTCATATACTTAGACTCACCTAAGTATATGAATGGTGACTTCACATTTATAGCAAATTTCACCAATCCAAACAAGAAACTTGATGTGAGATTTGAGCATTTGGTCATTGAACTTTTTTTCTCAGATAGCTTAATAGCAACACAAGTTGTTCAACCTTTCAGTCAGAGGCAACGCGAAACGCGATTAATACAAGTTCACATGATATCTAGCTTGGTTTATTTGCCACCAATTTCAGCCTTCAAACTACAAAAACAGGTACTTAGCAACAGAGTTGTGTATACCATCAGAGGAACTTTTAAGGTCAGAGTGAATATTGGCCTAATTCATTACTCTTATTGGTTACATGGGAGATGTCAATTAGAGATGACAAGTCCACCTACTGGTGCTCTTATTACACATAGTTGTAGAACAAAGAGGTGA